One region of Bacillota bacterium genomic DNA includes:
- a CDS encoding DUF362 domain-containing protein encodes MNRSRQMLYVIYGDNPYEMINQVLSEIKIEDLIDRNARIGIKPNLVVAKPASSGATTSEKLCEAVIAYLKDHGFNNIVILEGSWIGDSTARAFKVCGYTQLSEKYGVPLIDLQRDTYSPVTVAGIKIDICDAVRDVDYLINMPVLKGHCQTKITCALKNLKGCIPNSEKRRFHRLGLHQPIALLNKALKTDLVIVDGLVGDLDFEEGGNPVQMDRIIVGTDPVLVDSYAAELLGYSPDEIDYITMAEELGVGRRLENRAQVVELNSHQHTKRIPHSREVAKLAQYIDERDACSACYGSAIHALARLDEQGLLNHLDRRLVIGQGYKGMKGDSAVGIGSCTRGFARHIDGCPPTAKSIIAMLKDTF; translated from the coding sequence ATGAACCGTTCAAGGCAAATGCTTTATGTGATCTATGGAGACAACCCTTATGAAATGATTAATCAAGTTCTATCTGAGATTAAAATCGAAGATCTGATCGATCGCAATGCCCGCATCGGGATCAAACCTAATCTGGTGGTGGCAAAACCTGCCAGTTCCGGCGCAACTACCTCGGAGAAACTCTGCGAGGCAGTGATCGCATATCTTAAGGATCATGGATTTAATAACATCGTTATTCTAGAAGGTTCATGGATTGGCGACAGCACTGCTCGCGCGTTTAAGGTGTGCGGATACACTCAGCTTTCTGAAAAGTATGGCGTACCATTAATTGATCTGCAGCGAGATACCTATTCACCTGTGACTGTTGCTGGTATCAAGATTGATATCTGCGATGCAGTTAGGGATGTGGACTATTTAATTAACATGCCTGTTCTAAAAGGACACTGCCAAACCAAGATTACGTGCGCGCTTAAAAACCTAAAAGGATGCATCCCGAATTCGGAGAAGCGCCGTTTTCACCGCCTGGGGCTGCACCAGCCAATTGCGCTGCTGAATAAAGCGCTTAAAACTGATTTGGTTATCGTTGATGGTTTAGTCGGAGATTTAGATTTCGAAGAAGGCGGCAATCCGGTGCAGATGGATCGGATTATCGTGGGGACTGACCCAGTGTTGGTGGACTCCTACGCCGCAGAGCTACTGGGCTACAGCCCAGATGAAATTGACTACATCACCATGGCAGAAGAACTTGGGGTTGGCAGGCGCCTTGAAAACAGGGCGCAGGTCGTAGAGCTGAATTCTCACCAGCATACCAAACGGATTCCCCATTCCCGGGAGGTAGCGAAATTAGCCCAATATATTGATGAGCGAGATGCCTGCTCAGCCTGCTATGGGAGTGCCATTCACGCACTGGCGAGATTGGATGAGCAGGGACTGTTAAATCATCTTGATCGAAGGCTGGTTATTGGACAGGGCTATAAAGGCATGAAAGGCGATTCAGCCGTGGGGATCGGCAGCTGTACCCGTGGGTTTGCCCGCCATATTGATGGCTGTCCTCCAACAGCAAAATCGATAATAGCAATGTTAAAAGATACATTTTGA
- a CDS encoding DUF4177 domain-containing protein, giving the protein MTNRTQWEYKTLEFDSKGFSGGLVDLTKLDESFNSAGRDGWELVNVFATTQAYGSSRKVVAVFKRPR; this is encoded by the coding sequence ATGACTAACAGAACCCAATGGGAGTACAAGACGCTTGAGTTTGACAGCAAAGGCTTTTCCGGTGGACTGGTTGATTTAACCAAACTTGATGAGTCGTTTAATTCTGCGGGAAGAGATGGGTGGGAGCTGGTCAATGTTTTTGCTACCACTCAGGCATATGGTTCAAGCCGAAAAGTGGTCGCTGTATTTAAAAGACCGCGTTAG
- a CDS encoding DUF4256 domain-containing protein: MTELLSILKDRFEKHMERHTGIKWEEVEAKLKASREILQSLKEMERTGGEPDVVEFKDKPGEILFVDCSPESPIGRRSLCYDQKARLSRKKNPPEGSALELAAAMGIEILTEEQYRYLQTLGAFDLKTSSWIKTPEKIRKLGGALFCDRRYDTVFVFHNEADSYYSSRGFRGLLRV; this comes from the coding sequence ATGACTGAACTCCTGAGTATCCTGAAGGACCGGTTTGAAAAGCATATGGAGCGCCACACCGGGATCAAATGGGAAGAAGTGGAGGCGAAGCTGAAGGCAAGCAGGGAAATCCTGCAGTCCCTGAAAGAAATGGAGCGAACCGGGGGTGAGCCGGATGTTGTGGAATTTAAGGACAAACCCGGAGAGATTCTTTTTGTAGACTGCTCGCCCGAGAGTCCAATCGGACGCAGGAGCCTCTGCTATGACCAGAAAGCGCGCTTGTCTAGGAAAAAGAATCCTCCTGAAGGCAGTGCACTGGAACTGGCAGCAGCGATGGGAATTGAAATACTAACTGAAGAGCAGTACCGCTACCTGCAGACATTAGGCGCTTTTGATTTAAAGACATCCAGCTGGATAAAGACACCAGAAAAGATTAGAAAACTTGGTGGAGCGCTGTTCTGCGATCGCCGCTACGACACGGTATTTGTCTTTCACAATGAGGCTGACTCGTACTACAGCTCCAGAGGTTTTCGCGGATTGTTGAGGGTATAA
- a CDS encoding AEC family transporter yields MISVGFYAARKKIIAEDASTVLVNLLIQIILPTMILSSFIYSYDDQIKSEIAKTFYYSLTAYLLMIVISYLLVKPVKGDKKTVLHFANVFPNTGYVGFPVLQAVYGPEGIVYGSVFNLFFVIFVWTYGIIIYRGALNKENLPRELKKTLLNPSVLAVCAGILIMAFDIKLPNALLVSIRNLGSMTGPLSMLIIGMILSGAKVGSFTRDWTLYYGAACKLAVIPLIIYLLAQHTGITSVALNSVIIMTAMPASAMTSIFAHSFDKEKDYAAVVVTLTTVISVVTITLFLKAIL; encoded by the coding sequence ATGATATCAGTTGGTTTTTATGCTGCTCGGAAAAAGATCATTGCCGAGGATGCGAGCACTGTTCTAGTTAATCTTTTAATTCAAATTATCCTTCCCACTATGATCCTTTCTTCCTTTATTTATTCATATGACGATCAAATTAAATCAGAAATAGCCAAGACATTCTATTACAGCCTGACAGCCTACTTGTTGATGATTGTTATTTCTTATCTACTTGTCAAGCCGGTAAAAGGCGATAAAAAAACCGTGCTCCACTTCGCTAATGTGTTTCCCAATACTGGTTATGTGGGGTTTCCAGTCCTCCAGGCTGTTTATGGACCTGAAGGCATCGTCTATGGTTCGGTCTTCAATTTGTTCTTCGTCATCTTTGTCTGGACATATGGCATTATCATCTATCGGGGTGCGTTGAATAAAGAAAACCTTCCCCGGGAGCTGAAGAAGACCCTTCTTAACCCATCAGTTCTCGCAGTATGCGCCGGAATCTTAATCATGGCTTTTGATATTAAGCTGCCCAATGCCCTCTTAGTCAGCATCAGAAATCTCGGCAGCATGACCGGACCTTTATCAATGCTGATCATTGGCATGATCCTATCGGGAGCGAAAGTTGGCAGTTTCACCCGCGACTGGACTTTATACTACGGAGCAGCCTGCAAGCTGGCAGTGATACCTTTAATTATCTATCTCCTGGCACAGCATACCGGTATAACCTCTGTAGCATTAAATTCTGTTATCATCATGACGGCGATGCCTGCTTCAGCCATGACCTCAATTTTTGCCCACAGTTTCGACAAGGAAAAAGATTACGCAGCGGTAGTTGTTACGCTCACTACCGTGATTTCCGTGGTTACAATTACACTGTTTCTCAAAGCTATCTTATGA
- a CDS encoding MBL fold metallo-hydrolase, giving the protein MKKLIKNNVYWVGKIDWELDTFHGDDYSINHGSSQNAYLIQEEKTVLIDTVWLPHSNEFIENLASEINLNEIDMIVINHGEVDHSGALPALMERIPDTPIYCTANAVKSLVGQYHHPEWNFNVVKTGDSIDIGSGKKLFFVEMRMLHWPDSMATYLTEDNILFSNDAFGQHFAVEELFADRADQCLLWMEAMKYYANILNPYSALVKRKIEEIKALNLPIDIIATSHGAIWRDNPMQIVEKYYEWSQDYQENQITVIYDTMWDGTKKLAHRIASEIDRLAPDTAVKVFNISKDDKNDIMTEVFKSKAIAVGSPTAGQNVLSSVSGWLSFLKDLKFRNKKAAVFGCYGWSGESTKILRERLADAGFEVVEPEIRCQWNPEQEDFDKAAAVAKALCK; this is encoded by the coding sequence ATGAAAAAACTTATTAAAAATAATGTTTATTGGGTAGGTAAGATTGATTGGGAACTTGATACTTTCCACGGCGATGATTATTCCATCAATCATGGTTCCAGTCAGAACGCTTACTTAATCCAGGAAGAGAAAACCGTTCTCATTGACACAGTGTGGCTTCCCCATTCAAATGAGTTCATCGAAAACCTAGCAAGTGAAATTAATCTGAACGAAATCGATATGATCGTGATCAATCACGGTGAAGTTGACCACAGCGGCGCCCTGCCCGCCTTGATGGAACGAATCCCGGATACCCCTATTTACTGCACAGCCAATGCTGTAAAGTCTCTGGTTGGCCAGTACCACCATCCGGAATGGAACTTCAATGTGGTGAAAACCGGCGACTCGATCGACATCGGCAGCGGCAAGAAACTGTTCTTTGTCGAAATGCGGATGCTGCACTGGCCTGACAGTATGGCAACATATTTAACTGAAGATAATATCCTCTTCTCCAATGATGCTTTCGGCCAGCACTTTGCTGTCGAAGAGTTGTTTGCCGACCGAGCTGATCAATGTCTCTTATGGATGGAAGCAATGAAGTACTACGCCAACATCTTGAACCCATATTCAGCTTTGGTAAAGAGAAAAATTGAAGAGATTAAAGCTCTAAACCTGCCGATCGATATCATTGCCACCAGTCATGGCGCAATCTGGCGGGACAACCCGATGCAGATTGTGGAGAAATACTACGAGTGGTCGCAGGATTACCAAGAAAACCAGATTACCGTTATTTACGACACGATGTGGGACGGAACTAAAAAGCTGGCTCACCGCATCGCCAGTGAGATCGATCGGTTAGCACCGGATACTGCGGTTAAAGTCTTTAACATCTCTAAAGATGATAAAAACGATATTATGACAGAAGTGTTTAAGTCTAAAGCAATCGCAGTCGGATCCCCCACAGCCGGTCAGAATGTCCTCTCCTCTGTAAGTGGCTGGCTCAGCTTCTTGAAAGACTTGAAGTTTAGAAACAAAAAAGCTGCCGTGTTTGGCTGCTACGGCTGGAGCGGTGAATCTACTAAGATCCTGCGGGAAAGACTCGCGGATGCTGGATTTGAAGTAGTTGAACCGGAAATCCGCTGCCAGTGGAATCCGGAACAAGAAGACTTCGATAAAGCTGCCGCGGTTGCGAAAGCACTTTGTAAATAA
- a CDS encoding ABC transporter ATP-binding protein, whose product MNKKAVLELRSVYKRFTTSGNELKVLENISLSIYAGEIVALVGPSGCGKTTLLNIAADLLKPNQGDVVQRQNLRTAYIFQEPRLLPWKTAEANISFVQDSFLPPEEAAVVRADLLRKTGLAPFRDAFPAQLSGGMKQRLEIIRALSVKPELLLMDEPFKSLDIDLKYQLQELILEQHAQDQFAVLFITHDPEEAVMMADRVILLTDKPARIHREITIEQRRQERSLKDQKIYHKLEEILGFLLKKDIQQAY is encoded by the coding sequence AGGCAGTATTGGAGCTTCGCAGTGTTTATAAGAGGTTTACAACCAGCGGAAATGAACTGAAGGTGCTGGAGAATATTTCACTATCCATCTATGCCGGTGAAATCGTCGCTTTAGTTGGTCCTTCCGGCTGCGGGAAAACTACCCTGCTCAATATAGCGGCAGATCTGCTGAAGCCCAATCAAGGGGATGTAGTCCAGCGGCAGAACTTAAGAACAGCTTATATCTTCCAAGAACCAAGACTGCTGCCGTGGAAAACGGCTGAAGCTAACATCAGCTTTGTACAGGATAGTTTCCTGCCACCAGAAGAAGCGGCGGTAGTTCGAGCCGATCTCTTGAGAAAAACTGGTCTAGCGCCATTCAGAGATGCCTTTCCAGCACAGCTAAGTGGCGGTATGAAGCAGAGGTTGGAGATTATCAGGGCGCTGTCAGTCAAACCTGAACTGCTTTTGATGGATGAACCGTTCAAGTCTTTAGATATTGATTTAAAATACCAGCTGCAGGAGCTGATTCTAGAGCAGCACGCCCAGGATCAGTTTGCGGTTCTTTTTATAACCCACGATCCGGAAGAAGCGGTAATGATGGCGGATCGGGTAATTCTGCTTACAGATAAACCAGCGCGAATTCATCGAGAAATAACCATCGAACAGCGGCGGCAGGAACGGAGCTTAAAAGATCAGAAAATTTATCACAAGTTGGAGGAAATCTTAGGATTTCTGCTTAAGAAAGATATTCAGCAGGCTTATTAA